The sequence below is a genomic window from Tistrella mobilis.
TGGCGGCGGTGCTGGCGCTCTGGGAAGCGGCACCCCGCCTCGGCCTGGTCAACCCGATGCTGACCAGCCATCCGAGTGCGGTCTGGCAGGGTTTCCTGCTGCTGATCGACGAGGGCGATCTGGGCCTTCACATCGGCGTCACGGTGATGGAAACCATTGCCGCTTTCGCGCTGTCGATGATCATCGGCACCGCCGCCGCACTTGCGCTCTGGTCCTGGCCGATGGTGCAGAAGGTGCTGGATCCCTTCCTGGTGGTCGCCAACGCCCTGCCCAAGATCGCGCTGGTGCCGATCTTCTACATCTGGCTGGGCCCCACCCAGTCGATCTATGCGGTGGCCGTCGCGGTCGCGGTCTTCATCACCATCCTGATGATGTATACCGGCTTCGTGCAGACCGACCCCAACAAGATCAAGCTGGTCCGCACGCTGGGGGCCAGCCGCGCGCAGATCCTGCGCAAGGTGGTGCTGCCGGCCAATCTCGCCACCTTCATCGCCACGCTGAAGGCCAATGCCGGCCTGGCCCTGGTGGGCGTGATCGTGGGCGAGTTCCAGTCGGCCAAGGCCGGGCTCGGCTATCTGATCGTCTATGGCAGCCAGATCTTCCGCATGGACATGGTGATGGCCGCGATCGTCATCCTGGCCCTGCTGTCGCTGC
It includes:
- a CDS encoding ABC transporter permease, with protein sequence MQSDAVKGSPAAAPAASPEYRAWVAARRRERVAVLGWRVLLVAAVLALWEAAPRLGLVNPMLTSHPSAVWQGFLLLIDEGDLGLHIGVTVMETIAAFALSMIIGTAAALALWSWPMVQKVLDPFLVVANALPKIALVPIFYIWLGPTQSIYAVAVAVAVFITILMMYTGFVQTDPNKIKLVRTLGASRAQILRKVVLPANLATFIATLKANAGLALVGVIVGEFQSAKAGLGYLIVYGSQIFRMDMVMAAIVILALLSLLIYLAIQLAETRLTRGG